From the genome of Candidatus Margulisiibacteriota bacterium, one region includes:
- a CDS encoding ATP-binding protein, with product MKYLARRYVIGIFVLLFLSFFVSCCIFQTSIGKYRDNVLKAELVQAQEVQVKQNLQTSLLSASSGVVTYMLISLMAVHLFVALVLIMVLYKISRKNIEPLEELSEAMDNFSFVYSEEFPRFNFEGRKEIVNLVRSFNQLRQKVLETVSDIKFVSKYKQDFMTNVTHELKTPLTSILGYIETLDAGAIDDPEHNKKFVEAIKRNVERLSALVADILSLSKIENRQSVKQKINVLDVFQLVTKDYDLYNRKNVTIVISYKKVSMLADSDELYSAFSNYITNALKFSPDGDIRIKMHKKENQLFFSVRDSGPGIEAEHIPRIFERFYRIDKGRSRKDGGTGLGLAIVKNVVEKYGGSIGVTSFPGKGSDFYFYLPLENYEE from the coding sequence ATGAAATATTTAGCAAGAAGATATGTTATTGGTATATTTGTTTTACTTTTTTTATCCTTTTTTGTTAGCTGTTGTATCTTTCAAACTAGCATAGGTAAGTACAGAGACAATGTCTTAAAAGCAGAGCTTGTTCAAGCTCAAGAGGTTCAAGTAAAGCAAAACCTTCAGACATCTTTGCTATCAGCAAGTAGTGGTGTAGTCACTTACATGTTAATTTCTTTAATGGCCGTACATTTGTTCGTTGCCTTGGTTTTGATTATGGTTTTATATAAAATTAGTAGAAAAAATATAGAACCATTAGAAGAGCTATCAGAAGCAATGGATAATTTTTCATTTGTTTATAGCGAAGAATTCCCTCGTTTTAATTTTGAAGGCAGAAAAGAAATAGTTAATCTTGTCAGGTCCTTTAATCAGCTTAGACAGAAAGTATTAGAAACAGTTTCAGACATAAAGTTTGTCTCAAAGTATAAGCAAGACTTTATGACCAACGTTACACATGAACTTAAAACTCCCTTGACGAGTATTCTGGGATATATTGAAACATTAGATGCTGGAGCCATAGATGATCCAGAGCATAACAAAAAGTTCGTAGAAGCTATTAAAAGAAACGTAGAGAGGCTTTCTGCATTGGTAGCAGATATTCTAAGTTTATCAAAAATAGAAAACCGACAATCAGTAAAGCAAAAGATTAATGTTTTAGATGTTTTTCAGTTGGTGACTAAGGATTATGACCTTTATAACAGAAAAAATGTAACCATTGTAATTAGTTATAAAAAAGTTAGCATGTTAGCAGATTCTGATGAGCTTTACTCTGCGTTTTCAAATTATATAACTAATGCACTGAAATTTTCTCCTGATGGTGATATTAGGATAAAAATGCACAAGAAAGAAAACCAATTATTTTTTTCTGTGCGAGATTCTGGTCCAGGGATTGAGGCAGAACATATACCAAGAATTTTTGAAAGATTTTATCGTATTGATAAGGGTCGCTCGAGGAAAGATGGTGGAACCGGACTAGGACTTGCGATAGTAAAAAACGTTGTTGAAAAGTATGGGGGAAGCATAGGCGTTACTAGTTTCCCAGGAAAAGGTTCAGATTTTTATTTTTATTTGCCATTAGAGAACTATGAGGAATAA